In Chloracidobacterium sp., the following proteins share a genomic window:
- a CDS encoding DUF433 domain-containing protein: MTFQRITVDSNRMNGQPCIRNLRLTVRRVVEAVGTYPDRNDLKREFPELEEEDIREALAYAAANLDDRVFELALSK, encoded by the coding sequence ATGACTTTCCAACGGATCACAGTCGATTCAAATCGAATGAACGGCCAGCCATGCATACGCAACCTCCGGTTGACCGTTCGGCGTGTCGTCGAGGCCGTGGGTACCTATCCGGACCGCAATGATCTGAAGCGGGAATTTCCCGAGCTTGAGGAAGAAGACATCCGCGAAGCCCTCGCGTACGCAGCGGCCAATCTGGATGACCGCGTTTTCGAACTAGCTTTGAGCAAATGA
- a CDS encoding DUF5615 family PIN-like protein produces MKLLLDQGVPRSTASVLRDAGLDALHVGEIGLADAADGEIIHQAALENRIVVTTI; encoded by the coding sequence ATGAAGCTCCTGCTCGATCAAGGAGTACCTCGTTCGACTGCGAGTGTCCTTCGAGATGCCGGACTTGACGCCCTTCACGTTGGAGAGATCGGTCTGGCGGATGCCGCAGACGGCGAGATCATTCACCAGGCCGCCCTCGAAAACCGGATCGTTGTAACGACGATCTAG
- the sucC gene encoding ADP-forming succinate--CoA ligase subunit beta has product MKIHEYQGKALLKDYGVPVPRGIVARTPEEAEAAAKELGTDVVVVKAQIHAGGRGKGGGVKLARSPEEAKQIASEMLGMMLVTHQTGPEGREVKTLLIEEGLPIDREFYLGITLDRVSGRNVFMASSAGGMDIEKVAEETPELILKETIDPSVGLRGFQARKLAFGLGIPNDLINQAAKFMLSLYDAYEKMDASLVEINPFLLTKDNRLIALDAKVNFDDNAMFRHKEYADLRDLNEEEPLEIEASKYDLNYIKLDGNIGCMVNGAGLAMATMDIIKLAGGEPANFLDVGGGASQERVEQAFKILLADQNVKAVLINIFGGIVRCDMVANGVVAAAKNLGVSIPIVARLEGTNVEEGRRVLRDSNIGIIPATTMNDAAEKVVAAAG; this is encoded by the coding sequence ATGAAGATCCACGAATATCAAGGAAAGGCGTTGTTGAAAGATTACGGCGTACCTGTTCCCCGAGGCATCGTCGCGCGGACGCCTGAAGAGGCTGAGGCGGCGGCAAAAGAACTTGGCACCGATGTCGTCGTTGTTAAGGCACAGATCCACGCGGGCGGCCGCGGCAAGGGCGGCGGCGTTAAGCTGGCAAGATCGCCTGAGGAAGCAAAACAGATCGCGTCCGAGATGCTGGGCATGATGCTCGTCACGCACCAGACTGGCCCCGAGGGCCGCGAGGTAAAGACGCTGCTGATCGAGGAAGGCTTGCCGATAGACCGCGAGTTCTATCTGGGAATTACGCTCGATCGAGTGTCGGGCCGCAACGTCTTTATGGCGTCATCTGCAGGCGGCATGGACATCGAAAAGGTTGCCGAAGAGACGCCCGAACTGATCCTGAAGGAGACGATAGATCCATCAGTCGGCCTGCGTGGATTTCAGGCACGAAAGCTCGCGTTCGGCCTCGGCATTCCTAATGACCTGATCAATCAGGCGGCGAAGTTCATGCTCTCGCTCTACGACGCTTACGAGAAGATGGATGCGTCGCTGGTCGAGATCAATCCGTTTCTCCTTACGAAAGACAACCGCCTGATCGCGCTCGACGCCAAGGTCAATTTTGACGACAACGCGATGTTCCGCCACAAGGAATACGCCGACCTTCGCGACCTCAACGAAGAAGAACCGCTCGAGATCGAGGCGTCGAAGTATGACCTCAATTACATCAAGCTCGACGGCAATATCGGCTGCATGGTAAACGGTGCGGGCCTCGCGATGGCGACGATGGATATCATCAAGCTCGCCGGCGGCGAACCCGCGAACTTCCTCGATGTCGGCGGGGGAGCCAGTCAGGAGCGCGTCGAACAAGCCTTTAAGATCCTACTCGCCGACCAGAATGTTAAGGCCGTCCTGATCAACATCTTCGGCGGCATCGTCCGCTGCGACATGGTCGCCAACGGTGTGGTCGCTGCCGCCAAAAACCTCGGCGTCTCGATCCCGATAGTCGCGAGATTAGAGGGCACTAACGTCGAAGAAGGCCGCCGCGTCCTGCGCGACTCCAACATCGGTATCATCCCCGCAACCACAATGAACGACGCCGCCGAGAAGGTCGTCGCTGCTGCGGGATAA